One region of Streptomyces davaonensis JCM 4913 genomic DNA includes:
- a CDS encoding AAA family ATPase, producing the protein MSEPEQPLDLDRVSELFYEFLTAVAHPSRTDAHDPARNLGNRLRAHLGTTPTDRPVVKAAYAPYDLPNVHLALERWFAQPGRTHDLIGLRGSQHHGDLTLGDILEAADRYDRFTIGAVAYASLPVSADEELACVSCGFYLGTDHDDRFAVLLRGPQDEYGRNKVELEVLTADTDFADRLLADIDRLIREHNIFRGQVLSFEGSEFRHGLGPFRFHPRPALTRDDIVLPTGLLDRVERQVVGVARRRDRLRAAGQHLRRGLLLYGPPGTGKTHTIRYLLSHLPEFTVVVLAGTSISAIGPACALARMLQPALVVLEDCDLIAEARDYANGDQPLLFQVLNEMDGLGDDADVAFLLTTNRADLLEPALVQRPGRVDLAVEIPLPDADGRARLLDLYGAGLGLGEDITGEVVARTDGTTASFTKELVRRAVLLAAERDADRTHPSDLRAALDELLSDRDHLTRRLLGVRGKEAEEVRGTSTGDSV; encoded by the coding sequence ATGAGCGAGCCGGAGCAGCCCCTCGACCTCGATCGAGTCAGTGAACTGTTCTACGAGTTCCTCACCGCCGTAGCCCACCCCAGCCGCACCGACGCCCACGATCCCGCCCGCAACCTGGGCAACCGCCTCCGCGCCCACCTCGGCACCACCCCCACCGACCGCCCCGTCGTCAAGGCCGCCTACGCCCCGTACGACCTCCCCAACGTCCACCTCGCCCTGGAACGCTGGTTCGCCCAACCCGGCCGCACCCACGACCTCATCGGCCTCCGCGGCTCCCAACACCACGGCGACCTCACCCTCGGCGACATCCTGGAAGCCGCCGACCGCTACGACCGTTTCACCATCGGCGCCGTCGCCTACGCCAGCCTCCCCGTCTCCGCCGACGAGGAACTCGCCTGCGTCTCCTGCGGCTTCTACCTCGGCACCGACCACGACGACCGCTTCGCCGTCCTCCTCCGCGGCCCCCAGGACGAGTACGGCCGCAACAAGGTCGAACTCGAAGTCCTCACCGCCGACACCGACTTCGCCGACCGACTCCTCGCCGACATCGACCGCCTCATCCGCGAGCACAACATCTTCCGCGGCCAGGTCCTCTCCTTCGAGGGCTCCGAATTCCGCCACGGCCTCGGCCCGTTCCGCTTCCACCCCCGCCCCGCCCTCACCCGCGACGACATCGTCCTGCCCACCGGCCTCCTGGACCGCGTCGAACGCCAGGTCGTCGGCGTCGCCCGCCGCCGCGACCGGCTCCGCGCCGCCGGCCAGCATCTGCGTCGCGGGCTCCTCCTCTACGGCCCGCCCGGCACCGGCAAGACCCACACCATCCGCTATCTCCTCTCCCACCTCCCGGAGTTCACGGTCGTCGTCCTCGCCGGCACCAGCATCTCCGCGATCGGCCCGGCCTGCGCGCTCGCCCGTATGCTCCAGCCCGCCCTGGTCGTCCTGGAGGACTGCGACCTGATCGCCGAGGCCCGCGACTACGCGAACGGCGACCAGCCCCTCCTCTTCCAGGTCCTCAACGAGATGGACGGCCTCGGCGACGATGCGGACGTCGCCTTCCTGCTCACCACCAACCGCGCCGACCTCCTGGAGCCGGCCCTCGTCCAGCGTCCCGGCCGAGTGGACCTCGCCGTGGAGATCCCCCTCCCGGACGCCGACGGCCGCGCCCGCCTCCTCGACCTCTACGGCGCCGGACTCGGCCTCGGCGAGGACATCACCGGGGAGGTCGTGGCCCGCACCGACGGCACGACCGCCTCCTTCACCAAGGAACTGGTCCGCCGTGCCGTCCTGCTCGCCGCGGAACGCGACGCCGACCGCACTCACCCGTCCGACCTGCGCGCCGCCCTCGACGAACTCCTCTCCGACCGCGACCACCTCACCCGCAGACTCCTCGGCGTCCGGGGCAAGGAGGCGGAGGAGGTGCGGGGGACCTCTACTGGTGATAGCGTCTAG
- a CDS encoding maleylpyruvate isomerase family mycothiol-dependent enzyme: MIPVAVVLETDERWRIVDEQRTTLADLLESLPPSGWETPTACGDWRVRDVAAHLTLASRFSYGDLVRDWVRARGNMDRLIHDTAVREAARPTAEIVSNLRAIVGSRRLAPTTTPREPLLDILVHGQDIALALGLHRDMPPAAARDAADRVCTMRFPLRPWPLPKARLVATDIDWTAGEGKEIRAPIASLLLLLTGRTPTEPSADRAGA, encoded by the coding sequence GTGATTCCTGTGGCCGTGGTCCTGGAGACGGACGAGCGCTGGCGGATCGTCGACGAGCAACGGACGACCCTGGCGGACCTCCTCGAATCCCTGCCCCCGTCCGGCTGGGAAACCCCGACGGCGTGCGGCGACTGGCGGGTACGCGACGTGGCGGCGCATCTGACCCTGGCGTCCCGCTTCTCGTACGGCGATCTGGTGCGGGACTGGGTGCGGGCGAGGGGCAACATGGACCGCCTGATCCACGACACGGCGGTGCGCGAGGCGGCTCGGCCGACGGCGGAGATCGTGTCGAACCTCCGTGCGATCGTCGGCTCCCGTCGCCTGGCCCCCACGACCACACCCCGCGAACCCCTCCTGGACATCCTGGTCCACGGTCAGGACATCGCCCTGGCTCTCGGCCTCCACCGCGACATGCCTCCGGCGGCGGCCCGGGACGCGGCGGACCGAGTCTGCACAATGCGCTTCCCTCTGCGCCCCTGGCCCCTCCCCAAGGCCCGCCTGGTGGCAACGGACATCGACTGGACGGCCGGAGAGGGCAAGGAGATCAGAGCCCCCATCGCAAGCCTGCTACTCCTGTTGACGGGCCGAACCCCTACGGAGCCCTCTGCCGACAGGGCCGGCGCCTGA
- a CDS encoding MarR family winged helix-turn-helix transcriptional regulator, which translates to MSSELNTGVLLFLPYRALENRVFAALAEAGFDDFTPAQARVMQRIGPDGTRLTDLAEQAQVTKQTAGFLVDQLEKSGYVRRVPDPTDRRARLVCVAEKASAAKEVADAVVAQVEREWEEHLGRLRMRQLREALTLLREITDPWAPGGGE; encoded by the coding sequence GTGTCAAGCGAGCTCAACACCGGCGTACTGCTCTTCCTCCCCTACCGTGCCCTGGAGAACCGCGTCTTCGCCGCCCTCGCCGAGGCAGGCTTCGACGACTTCACCCCGGCCCAGGCCCGGGTCATGCAGCGCATCGGACCCGACGGAACCCGGCTCACCGACCTGGCCGAGCAGGCGCAGGTCACCAAGCAGACGGCGGGGTTCCTGGTCGACCAGCTGGAGAAGTCCGGGTACGTGCGGCGCGTACCGGACCCCACCGACAGGCGGGCCCGCCTGGTCTGCGTCGCGGAAAAGGCGTCGGCGGCCAAGGAGGTCGCCGACGCCGTGGTCGCGCAGGTCGAGCGGGAATGGGAAGAGCACCTCGGCAGGCTGCGGATGAGGCAGCTGCGCGAGGCGCTCACTCTGCTCAGGGAGATCACCGATCCCTGGGCACCCGGCGGGGGCGAATAG
- a CDS encoding cation:dicarboxylate symporter family transporter — translation MPTKTSRRAAVAANSPATAPRAKRDRTHYLYIAVIVAVALGVAVGLAAPDFAVELKPIGTGFVNLIKMMISPIIFCTIVLGIGSVRKAAKVGAVGGIALVYFTVMSLVALGIGLVVGNILEPGTGLAVTDAVKDVGHAQVDAEAKDTTEFLLGIIPTTIVSAFTGGEVLQTLLVALLVGFALQAMGSAGQPILRGVEHIQRLVFRVLAMVMWAAPIGAFGAIAAVTGSAGLDALKSLAVLMLGFYTTCFLFVFIVLAALLRVVAGLNILTFFKYLGREFLLILSTSSSESALPRLIAKMEHLGVSKPVVGITVPTGYSFNLDGTMIYMTMASLFIADAMGTPMSVGEQIPLLLFLLVASKGAAGVTGAGLATLAGGLQSHKPALVDGIGLIVGIDRFMSEARALTNFAGNAVATVLIGTWTKEIDRGRVDQVLAGQLPFDEKTLLDDGHETSADASAEVPEQGGEKELAKA, via the coding sequence ATGCCGACGAAGACGTCAAGGAGGGCAGCCGTGGCCGCCAATTCCCCCGCAACGGCACCCAGAGCCAAACGGGACCGCACGCACTACCTCTACATCGCGGTGATCGTCGCGGTCGCCCTCGGCGTGGCCGTCGGTCTCGCCGCGCCCGACTTCGCGGTCGAGCTGAAGCCGATCGGTACCGGCTTCGTGAACCTGATCAAGATGATGATCTCGCCGATCATCTTCTGCACCATCGTGCTGGGCATCGGATCGGTACGGAAGGCCGCGAAGGTCGGTGCCGTCGGCGGTATCGCGCTCGTCTACTTCACGGTCATGTCGCTGGTCGCCCTGGGTATCGGCCTGGTCGTCGGCAACATCCTGGAGCCGGGCACCGGGCTCGCCGTCACCGACGCCGTCAAGGACGTCGGGCACGCCCAGGTCGACGCCGAGGCCAAGGACACCACCGAGTTCCTGCTCGGCATCATCCCGACCACGATCGTCTCCGCCTTCACCGGCGGCGAGGTGCTCCAGACCCTGCTCGTCGCCCTGCTCGTGGGCTTCGCGCTCCAGGCCATGGGGTCCGCCGGGCAGCCGATCCTGCGCGGTGTGGAGCACATCCAGCGGCTGGTCTTCCGGGTCCTGGCGATGGTGATGTGGGCCGCCCCGATCGGTGCCTTCGGCGCCATCGCCGCGGTCACCGGTTCCGCCGGTCTGGACGCGCTCAAGAGCCTCGCCGTCCTGATGCTCGGCTTCTACACCACCTGCTTCCTCTTCGTGTTCATCGTGCTCGCGGCGCTGCTGCGGGTGGTCGCCGGCCTGAACATCCTCACGTTCTTCAAGTACCTGGGCCGTGAGTTCCTGCTGATCCTGTCCACCTCCTCCTCCGAGTCCGCCCTGCCGCGGCTCATCGCGAAGATGGAGCACCTCGGTGTCAGCAAGCCGGTCGTCGGCATCACCGTCCCGACCGGCTACTCCTTCAACCTCGACGGCACCATGATCTACATGACCATGGCGTCCCTGTTCATCGCCGACGCCATGGGTACGCCGATGTCGGTCGGCGAGCAGATCCCGCTGCTGCTGTTCCTGCTGGTCGCCTCGAAGGGCGCGGCCGGTGTGACGGGTGCGGGTCTGGCCACCCTCGCGGGCGGTCTCCAGTCGCACAAGCCGGCCCTGGTGGACGGCATCGGCCTCATCGTCGGCATCGACCGCTTCATGAGCGAGGCCCGCGCCCTGACGAACTTCGCGGGCAACGCGGTGGCCACGGTGCTGATCGGCACCTGGACCAAGGAGATCGACCGCGGCCGGGTCGACCAGGTGCTGGCCGGTCAGCTCCCGTTCGACGAGAAGACGCTGCTCGACGACGGACACGAGACGTCCGCCGATGCGTCGGCGGAGGTGCCGGAGCAGGGCGGCGAGAAGGAACTCGCGAAGGCTTAG
- a CDS encoding ATP-binding protein, which yields MRFPVPRPRSLAGQLFAVQAVLIAVLVAGYALFTYVSDQSQAEDAAGRQALAVTRSVADSPSVRQAIRTDDPTASLQPYALHVQQDTGVDFVTIMDTRGIRWTHPNPDEIGQRFIGHIDDALKGETFTETYTGTLGPSVRAVTPIWDDGKIVGLVSAGIKVDEISKQAQDELKALIGVAGGALALGAVGTYVINARLRRHTHNMNAAELSRMHDYHQAALHAVREGLLMLDGQFRVALINDGGRELLGVSEEVVGTSVAELGLPPSLTGALLASEPRVDEVHLTADRVLVVNTSPVSGGERRGTVVTLRDVTELQSLMGELDSERGFTQALRSQAHEAANRLHTVVSLIELGRAEEAVEFATAELELAQALTDQVVAAVGEPVLAALLLGKTAQANERGVELVVSEDSRLDDGLLPPSLPARDLVTILGNLIDNAVDAAQGTVRAQVTVTAYTESSSLVLKVSDTGAGVDPAHAEAVFERGFSTKPAAGPGGRGLGLALVRQAVSRHDGTLTVTGAAEGGAQFEVRLPLGVVPAGEGVVSGGAVSGGDV from the coding sequence ATGCGCTTCCCCGTCCCCCGCCCCCGCAGCCTGGCCGGCCAGCTGTTCGCCGTGCAGGCCGTGCTGATAGCGGTGCTCGTGGCCGGATACGCACTGTTCACCTACGTCAGCGACCAGAGCCAGGCCGAGGACGCGGCGGGCCGCCAGGCGCTGGCGGTGACCCGCTCGGTGGCCGACTCCCCCTCGGTACGGCAGGCGATCCGCACCGACGACCCCACCGCCTCGCTCCAGCCGTACGCGCTGCACGTACAGCAGGACACCGGGGTCGACTTCGTCACGATCATGGACACCCGGGGCATCCGCTGGACCCACCCCAACCCGGACGAGATCGGCCAGCGCTTCATCGGCCACATCGACGACGCGCTCAAGGGCGAGACCTTCACCGAGACCTACACCGGCACCCTCGGCCCGTCCGTGCGCGCGGTCACGCCGATCTGGGACGACGGGAAGATCGTCGGCCTGGTCAGCGCGGGCATCAAGGTCGACGAGATCAGCAAGCAGGCGCAGGACGAGCTGAAGGCGCTGATCGGGGTGGCGGGCGGCGCGCTGGCGCTGGGCGCGGTGGGCACGTACGTGATCAACGCCCGGCTGCGGCGGCACACCCACAACATGAACGCCGCCGAGCTGAGCCGGATGCACGACTACCACCAGGCCGCGTTGCACGCGGTGCGCGAGGGGCTGCTGATGCTGGACGGGCAGTTCCGGGTGGCGCTGATCAACGACGGCGGCCGGGAGCTGCTCGGCGTCTCGGAGGAGGTGGTCGGCACCTCGGTCGCCGAGCTCGGGCTGCCGCCGTCGCTCACGGGTGCGCTGCTGGCGTCGGAGCCGAGGGTGGACGAGGTGCATCTGACGGCGGACCGGGTGCTGGTGGTGAACACCTCGCCGGTGTCCGGCGGCGAGCGCCGGGGCACCGTCGTCACACTGCGCGATGTCACCGAACTCCAGTCCCTGATGGGCGAGCTGGACTCCGAGCGCGGCTTCACCCAGGCGCTGCGCTCGCAGGCGCACGAGGCCGCCAACCGGCTGCACACCGTGGTCTCGCTGATCGAGCTGGGGCGGGCCGAGGAGGCGGTCGAGTTCGCCACGGCCGAGCTGGAGCTGGCGCAGGCCCTGACCGACCAGGTCGTGGCGGCGGTCGGCGAGCCGGTGCTGGCGGCGCTGCTGCTGGGCAAGACGGCGCAGGCGAACGAGCGGGGCGTGGAGCTGGTGGTGTCGGAGGACAGCCGCCTCGACGACGGGCTCCTGCCGCCGTCGCTGCCCGCCCGGGACCTGGTGACGATCCTCGGGAACCTGATCGACAACGCGGTGGACGCGGCGCAGGGCACGGTGCGGGCACAGGTCACGGTGACGGCGTACACGGAGTCGTCGTCGCTGGTCCTGAAGGTGTCGGACACGGGCGCGGGGGTCGACCCGGCCCACGCCGAGGCGGTCTTCGAGCGCGGCTTCTCGACCAAGCCGGCCGCCGGGCCGGGCGGGCGCGGCCTCGGTCTGGCGCTGGTACGGCAGGCGGTGAGCCGGCACGACGGGACCCTGACGGTGACGGGCGCCGCCGAGGGCGGGGCGCAGTTCGAGGTACGGCTGCCCCTGGGCGTCGTACCGGCCGGTGAGGGCGTAGTTTCTGGGGGCGCAGTCTCTGGAGGCGACGTATGA
- a CDS encoding response regulator, with protein sequence MSTEKPIRVLVVEDDPVAADAHVMYVNRVPGFTAVGKAHTGAEARRALDRTAVDLVLLDLHLPDVHGLQLARSLRALGHHADVIAVTSARDLAVVREGVSLGVVQYVLKPFTFATLRDRLVRYAEFHAAAGEASGQDEVDRALATLRAPGPVALPKGLSAPTLERVTLALRDRTDGLTATGVAEAVGISRITARRYLEHLVDAGRAARSPQYGTVGRPELQYRWVTGS encoded by the coding sequence ATGAGCACCGAGAAACCGATCCGGGTCCTGGTCGTCGAGGACGACCCCGTCGCCGCCGACGCCCATGTCATGTACGTCAACCGGGTCCCCGGATTCACGGCGGTCGGCAAGGCGCACACCGGCGCGGAGGCGCGTCGCGCGCTGGACCGCACGGCGGTGGACCTGGTGCTGCTCGACCTCCATCTCCCGGATGTGCACGGCCTCCAACTGGCCCGCTCCCTGCGGGCATTGGGCCACCACGCGGATGTGATAGCGGTGACGTCGGCGCGCGATCTGGCGGTGGTGCGGGAGGGCGTGTCCCTGGGCGTCGTCCAGTACGTCCTGAAGCCGTTCACCTTCGCGACCCTCCGGGACCGGCTCGTCCGGTACGCCGAGTTCCACGCGGCGGCGGGCGAGGCGAGCGGCCAGGACGAGGTCGACCGCGCCCTGGCGACCCTGCGCGCACCCGGCCCGGTGGCCCTCCCGAAGGGCCTGAGCGCACCGACCCTGGAGCGGGTGACGTTGGCCCTGCGGGACCGCACGGACGGCCTCACGGCGACGGGCGTCGCGGAGGCGGTGGGGATCTCGCGGATCACCGCCCGGCGGTATCTGGAACATCTGGTGGACGCGGGTCGGGCGGCGCGGAGTCCGCAGTACGGGACGGTGGGGCGGCCGGAGCTCCAGTACCGCTGGGTGACCGGTTCCTAG
- a CDS encoding 5'-methylthioadenosine/S-adenosylhomocysteine nucleosidase: MSQTSPTVVVLTALAVEYDAVRAHLGDEIEELVHEDGTRVECGRLAGTDWRLAVAELGEGAVNASALTTQILGWLRPEAVLFVGVAGSLKEDVAVGHVVIGTKVYAVQGGKVTPEGFHARPEVWHGSNRLLHAARSALRGLDGVRGHLKPIACGDVVLTDEKSAFAEFIKRTYNDANAIEMEGAGAVHAAHVSGQLDALVIRGISDRANPDKSLEDEGGSQERAAAQAAEVAVAVLRKHRPRGGSAGSSGGSSDSKEGPQYGGDHIDFRGGVFNGPVIGKRVDRDR, translated from the coding sequence GTGTCGCAGACTTCACCCACCGTCGTCGTCCTGACCGCACTCGCCGTCGAGTACGACGCCGTACGCGCCCATCTCGGCGACGAGATCGAGGAGTTGGTCCACGAGGACGGAACCCGTGTGGAGTGCGGGCGGCTCGCGGGCACCGACTGGCGGCTGGCCGTGGCCGAGTTGGGCGAGGGCGCGGTGAACGCGTCCGCGCTGACGACGCAGATCCTCGGCTGGCTGCGCCCGGAGGCGGTGCTGTTCGTGGGCGTGGCAGGCTCCCTGAAGGAAGACGTCGCCGTCGGTCATGTGGTGATCGGCACGAAGGTGTACGCCGTGCAGGGCGGCAAGGTGACGCCCGAGGGGTTCCACGCCCGCCCCGAGGTGTGGCACGGATCGAACCGGCTGCTGCACGCGGCGCGTTCGGCGTTGCGCGGACTGGACGGGGTGCGGGGGCATCTGAAGCCGATCGCCTGCGGCGATGTCGTGCTGACGGACGAGAAGTCGGCGTTCGCCGAGTTCATCAAGCGCACCTACAACGACGCGAACGCGATCGAGATGGAGGGCGCGGGCGCGGTCCACGCGGCGCACGTGAGTGGGCAGTTGGACGCGCTGGTGATCCGGGGGATCAGCGACCGGGCGAACCCCGACAAATCCCTTGAGGACGAGGGCGGTTCACAGGAACGGGCCGCGGCTCAGGCGGCGGAGGTCGCGGTGGCGGTGCTGCGCAAGCACCGGCCGCGTGGTGGGTCCGCCGGCTCCTCCGGGGGTTCCTCCGACTCCAAGGAGGGTCCCCAATACGGCGGCGACCACATCGACTTCCGGGGCGGCGTCTTCAACGGGCCCGTTATCGGCAAGCGGGTCGACCGGGACCGGTAG
- a CDS encoding tetratricopeptide repeat protein, with protein MLIFAVTGMGGIGKTALAVEAAHRGRGRGWFPGGTLFVDLRGYDDNPVTADQAVLALLDALGVQGPELPSTAARQYDVYRALLAERRERTLLILDNASDPAQFLDLLPGTDRHRVLITSRDRPDSLPVRLIDLETLDPEESVALVTRALHDADERDDRPGREPDALRELAFLCGHLPLALQIAAAMLRRRRHRSIAVLVTEIRDAGDPTAVLDNGSPGTDLYGRSLVLRPVLETSYRRLGSEQARLLRLLCLAPGADCGTEALAALADREEGVVVRLLEDLAAASLVSAVQSGERWRVHDLVRAFGVSAVAQEEGEAGRERLLGYYLRWANAADDRLRWLPGMSEPERFEDRRQALTWLDAERAGLVAAVKWASETGSVQRVVRLATYLGVFLRWRRYHDDCLTVAWAALEAAQGAKDLFLESGAWNDVGLALRYMDRVEEAIAAHTRARELMETTGDRTFEATAWNNLGLALMRADRIEEAIHAHARARNLSRGVGNRTEEAMALNNLGTALKEAGRTEEAIDAHSHARDLYQAVGDRHREGTAWNNLGNALERAGRTDEAIEAYGQDLAICAEFEDWYGAGHTLYNLGLAHQRADRPSEARAHYLQAADAYTRANAPADAAEAQSAADALT; from the coding sequence GTGCTGATCTTCGCCGTGACCGGGATGGGCGGTATCGGGAAGACGGCGCTGGCGGTGGAGGCGGCGCATCGGGGCCGCGGGCGGGGCTGGTTCCCCGGCGGCACGCTGTTCGTGGACCTGCGCGGCTACGACGACAACCCGGTCACCGCCGACCAGGCGGTACTGGCGCTGCTGGACGCGCTCGGCGTGCAGGGGCCCGAGCTGCCGTCTACTGCGGCCCGGCAGTACGACGTGTACCGCGCCCTGCTCGCCGAGCGGCGCGAGCGGACGCTGCTGATCCTCGACAACGCGTCGGATCCGGCGCAGTTCCTGGACCTCCTGCCAGGCACCGACCGGCACCGGGTCCTGATCACCTCGCGGGACCGGCCTGACTCCCTTCCGGTACGCCTGATCGACCTGGAGACGCTGGATCCGGAGGAGTCCGTGGCCCTGGTGACGCGGGCCCTGCACGACGCGGACGAGCGGGACGACCGGCCGGGGCGGGAGCCGGACGCACTCCGCGAACTGGCGTTCCTGTGCGGCCATTTGCCGCTCGCTCTCCAGATCGCGGCGGCGATGCTGCGGAGGCGGCGGCACCGCTCCATCGCCGTTCTGGTGACCGAGATCAGAGACGCCGGTGACCCCACGGCCGTCCTCGACAACGGCAGCCCCGGTACGGATCTGTACGGGCGGTCACTGGTTCTGCGTCCGGTGCTGGAGACGTCGTACCGCCGACTGGGTTCGGAACAGGCTCGGTTGCTGCGGCTGCTGTGCCTTGCGCCGGGGGCGGACTGCGGGACGGAGGCGTTGGCGGCGCTAGCCGATCGTGAAGAGGGGGTGGTGGTACGGCTGCTGGAGGATCTGGCGGCCGCGTCGCTGGTGTCGGCGGTGCAGTCCGGCGAGCGGTGGCGGGTGCATGACCTGGTGCGGGCGTTCGGGGTGAGCGCTGTGGCACAGGAGGAAGGGGAGGCGGGGCGGGAGCGGTTGTTGGGGTACTACCTGCGGTGGGCGAATGCGGCTGACGATCGGCTGCGGTGGTTGCCGGGGATGTCCGAGCCGGAGCGGTTCGAGGACCGCAGGCAGGCGCTGACGTGGTTGGACGCGGAGCGGGCAGGTCTCGTGGCGGCGGTGAAATGGGCGTCAGAGACTGGGAGCGTTCAGCGGGTGGTAAGACTGGCCACGTACCTGGGGGTGTTCCTGCGCTGGCGGCGGTACCACGACGACTGCCTCACCGTGGCGTGGGCCGCGCTGGAGGCCGCCCAAGGCGCAAAGGACCTCTTTCTTGAGAGCGGCGCCTGGAACGACGTGGGTCTCGCCCTGCGATACATGGACCGGGTGGAGGAGGCCATCGCGGCCCACACTCGCGCCCGCGAGCTGATGGAGACCACCGGTGACCGCACTTTCGAGGCCACGGCTTGGAACAACCTCGGCCTTGCCCTGATGAGGGCAGACCGTATCGAAGAGGCGATCCACGCCCATGCCCGCGCCCGCAACCTGAGTCGAGGTGTCGGTAACCGCACAGAGGAGGCCATGGCCTTGAACAATCTCGGCACCGCCCTGAAGGAGGCAGGGCGGACGGAGGAGGCCATCGACGCCCACTCCCACGCTCGCGACCTGTACCAGGCAGTCGGCGACCGCCATCGCGAGGGCACTGCGTGGAACAACCTCGGCAACGCGCTGGAACGTGCAGGCCGAACGGATGAAGCGATCGAGGCATACGGCCAAGACCTGGCGATCTGCGCCGAGTTCGAGGACTGGTACGGGGCGGGGCACACCCTGTACAACCTGGGCCTTGCCCATCAACGTGCCGACCGTCCCTCCGAAGCCCGCGCCCACTACCTCCAAGCCGCCGACGCCTACACCCGGGCCAACGCCCCCGCCGACGCCGCCGAAGCCCAATCCGCCGCAGACGCATTGACCTGA
- a CDS encoding extracellular solute-binding protein, protein MPVRPTAALILASALAAATTLTACGSGSGSDPDTVKVSYKQSTDNNIKVMDAFLEDIKKEFEDKYPDKKVEFIPIKAPDSEYYTKLQQMLRSPKTAPDLVYEDTFLINSDITSGYLKPLDDYLAEWPDWDKFIDTAKAAAKGQDGKTYGVPDGTDTRGLWYDKGIFEKAGLPAEWQPKTWDDVLDAARTIKEKVPDVTPLNVYTGKPAGEAATMQGFEMLLYGTEDRLYDESAKKWIAGSQGFKDALTFVETVYKENLGPEVEDALDPNFGTRVRGELLPQGKLGIDLDGSWLPQDWLEGSGHEWPEWSQKLGLAAMPTQHGQDPGKVSMSGGWTWAIPAKAANPDLAFDFIKTMQTKANAQKWYVANSGIAVREDVASDPAYADAQPGIKFFTDLVASTHYRPAYPAYPKVSTAVQEAMEGVTTGDASVEEAAENYDNELKTATDDQVIEK, encoded by the coding sequence ATGCCCGTGCGCCCCACCGCCGCCTTAATCCTCGCCTCAGCCCTCGCCGCCGCAACCACCCTCACCGCTTGCGGATCCGGCTCCGGAAGCGATCCGGACACCGTGAAGGTCTCCTACAAGCAGTCCACGGACAACAACATCAAGGTGATGGACGCCTTCCTTGAGGACATCAAGAAGGAGTTCGAGGACAAGTACCCGGACAAGAAGGTCGAGTTCATCCCCATCAAGGCCCCGGACTCGGAGTACTACACCAAGCTCCAGCAGATGCTCCGCTCCCCCAAGACCGCCCCGGACCTGGTCTACGAGGACACCTTCCTCATCAACTCCGACATCACCAGCGGGTACTTGAAGCCGCTCGACGACTATCTCGCCGAATGGCCGGACTGGGACAAGTTCATCGACACCGCGAAGGCCGCCGCCAAGGGTCAGGACGGCAAGACGTACGGCGTCCCGGACGGCACCGACACCCGCGGACTCTGGTACGACAAGGGCATCTTCGAGAAGGCCGGCCTCCCGGCCGAATGGCAGCCGAAGACCTGGGACGACGTCCTCGACGCGGCCCGCACGATCAAGGAGAAGGTCCCGGACGTCACGCCTCTGAACGTCTACACGGGCAAGCCCGCGGGCGAGGCAGCCACCATGCAGGGCTTCGAGATGCTGCTGTACGGCACCGAGGACCGCCTCTACGACGAGTCGGCGAAGAAGTGGATAGCGGGAAGCCAGGGCTTCAAGGACGCCCTCACCTTCGTCGAAACGGTCTACAAGGAGAACCTCGGCCCCGAGGTCGAAGACGCCCTCGACCCCAACTTCGGCACCCGCGTGCGCGGCGAACTCCTCCCCCAGGGCAAGCTCGGCATCGACCTCGACGGCTCCTGGCTCCCGCAGGACTGGCTGGAGGGCAGCGGCCACGAGTGGCCGGAGTGGTCGCAGAAGCTGGGCCTCGCCGCGATGCCGACCCAGCACGGCCAGGACCCCGGCAAGGTGAGCATGTCCGGCGGCTGGACCTGGGCGATCCCCGCCAAGGCGGCCAACCCCGACCTGGCCTTCGACTTCATCAAAACGATGCAGACCAAGGCGAACGCCCAGAAGTGGTACGTCGCCAACTCCGGCATCGCGGTCCGTGAGGACGTCGCGAGCGATCCCGCGTACGCCGACGCCCAGCCCGGCATCAAGTTCTTCACGGACCTGGTCGCGAGCACCCACTACCGGCCCGCGTATCCGGCGTACCCGAAGGTCTCCACGGCCGTCCAGGAGGCGATGGAGGGCGTGACGACGGGCGACGCGTCGGTGGAGGAAGCGGCGGAGAACTACGACAACGAGCTGAAGACGGCGACGGACGACCAGGTGATCGAGAAGTGA